In a single window of the Olivibacter sp. SDN3 genome:
- a CDS encoding adenylate/guanylate cyclase domain-containing protein, protein MANNLIGIILYLHAKSIDQVFGLQLQYRTGSMFMLFTLLGILYGSLLGATEYYLDKYRLGKMALGSVILAKALLSLLMIIVIIAILSAVSVEINVPYTIPGDSPANFLSRKYIIYLFLLYYLLMTLLIGFINQVNKKYGPGVLIPLVLGKYRRPVEEMRVFMFMDLKSSTTIAEILGHIRYSSFIRDSLYDINQVLPAYNAEVYQYVGDEVVVSWRIDRDMQYDRCALFFFACRSQFLKRLDYYKENYGFFPEFKAGLHMGVVTAVEIGDIKRDIAYHGDTINTTARIQSVCNHFDKDFLASSQMVRQVGLEDHFKTQPLGMIKLKGKSSEIGITSIEGTLD, encoded by the coding sequence ATGGCCAACAATCTAATCGGTATTATACTCTACCTGCACGCCAAATCTATCGATCAGGTTTTCGGCCTGCAGCTGCAATACCGGACCGGATCAATGTTTATGCTCTTCACCCTGCTGGGTATTTTATACGGCTCATTGCTCGGGGCAACGGAATATTATCTTGATAAATATCGTCTCGGGAAAATGGCCTTGGGCAGCGTCATCCTGGCAAAGGCCCTGCTTTCACTGCTCATGATTATCGTGATAATCGCCATCCTATCTGCGGTTTCGGTTGAGATCAATGTCCCCTATACTATACCTGGAGATTCTCCTGCTAATTTCCTATCGAGGAAATATATCATTTACCTTTTTCTGCTGTATTATCTCCTAATGACCTTGCTAATAGGCTTCATTAATCAGGTTAACAAAAAGTACGGACCCGGTGTTCTCATTCCACTGGTATTGGGAAAATACCGGAGACCGGTAGAAGAAATGCGGGTATTTATGTTCATGGATCTAAAATCGTCTACCACCATCGCCGAAATTCTGGGCCATATCAGATACAGTTCGTTCATACGGGACAGCCTCTATGACATCAATCAGGTTTTGCCCGCTTACAACGCCGAAGTATACCAATATGTTGGTGATGAAGTTGTTGTGAGTTGGCGCATAGATCGTGATATGCAATATGATCGCTGTGCACTGTTTTTCTTTGCCTGCCGAAGCCAGTTCCTGAAGCGCCTTGATTATTATAAAGAAAACTACGGCTTTTTTCCCGAGTTCAAAGCCGGCCTTCATATGGGGGTGGTTACGGCCGTGGAAATCGGCGACATAAAGCGGGATATTGCCTATCATGGCGATACCATCAACACTACGGCAAGGATTCAAAGCGTTTGTAACCACTTTGACAAAGATTTTCTGGCGTCTTCCCAGATGGTGCGGCAGGTCGGACTTGAAGATCATTTTAAGACTCAGCCCTTAGGCATGATAAAGCTCAAGGGAAAATCCAGTGAGATCGGCATTACGAGCATCGAAGGGACATTAGATTGA
- a CDS encoding arylsulfatase → MMNRTFLLAVLLLLLQTTGKAQEKQPNIIFILADDLGYGDVGFNGQQFILTPNIDRLAAEGIRFNQFYAGTTVCAPSRSALMSGQHTGHTFIRGNLGVEPEGQYPIPDSLFTMAEALKQAGYTTGAFGKWGLGPVNSEGDPNRQGFDHFYGYNCQSLAHRYYPTHLWDNDKKVVLEQNGDLLYNKQYAPDLIQQEALAFIDKNKDEPFFLFLPYILPHAELLVPDDSIFQSYKGKFPEEVFKGDDYGKDARPSGYASQAYPHATFAAMVARLDWYVGQILDQLKTLGIDEQTLIVFSSDNGPHVEGGADPEFFNSGGGLRGFKRDLYEGGIRVPFAARWPSVIQPGQQNDFIGAFWDLFPTFTALAGAEQTQGVDGISIVNALTGKDTQKQHTYLYWEFHEQGGKQAVRYEQWKGIRLKAKEDPGGPIELYDLSRDLQEQQDVAAEHPEIVKVIAQFMEEARTDSEIFPFDN, encoded by the coding sequence ATGATGAACAGAACCTTTTTACTGGCAGTATTGCTGCTGCTACTGCAAACAACCGGCAAAGCGCAGGAGAAGCAACCGAACATTATCTTTATTCTGGCGGACGACTTGGGTTATGGCGATGTAGGTTTTAATGGGCAGCAGTTTATTCTTACACCTAATATTGATCGTTTGGCGGCCGAAGGTATACGCTTTAACCAGTTTTACGCCGGCACTACCGTCTGTGCGCCTTCCAGATCTGCTTTGATGAGCGGGCAACATACGGGTCATACTTTTATCCGTGGAAACCTAGGGGTAGAACCGGAAGGGCAATACCCTATACCCGACTCTCTGTTTACCATGGCGGAGGCATTGAAGCAAGCGGGATATACAACCGGTGCCTTCGGAAAGTGGGGTTTGGGTCCGGTGAACTCCGAAGGAGATCCCAATAGGCAGGGTTTTGACCATTTCTACGGCTATAACTGCCAATCCCTGGCACACCGTTATTATCCGACGCATTTATGGGATAACGATAAAAAAGTGGTGCTCGAACAAAATGGGGATTTGCTGTACAATAAGCAATACGCGCCGGATCTGATACAACAAGAGGCCTTGGCCTTTATTGATAAGAACAAAGATGAACCCTTCTTTTTGTTCCTACCTTATATTCTCCCGCATGCGGAACTTTTAGTGCCAGATGATAGTATCTTTCAATCGTACAAAGGGAAATTCCCGGAGGAGGTTTTTAAAGGTGATGACTACGGAAAGGATGCGCGCCCGAGCGGCTATGCTTCTCAAGCTTATCCGCATGCTACCTTTGCAGCAATGGTGGCTCGCTTGGATTGGTATGTCGGGCAGATTCTCGACCAACTGAAAACCTTGGGTATCGATGAGCAAACCCTTATTGTGTTCAGCAGCGATAACGGACCGCATGTAGAAGGAGGGGCCGATCCTGAATTTTTCAATAGTGGAGGTGGCCTGCGTGGTTTTAAGCGCGACCTGTACGAGGGAGGAATCCGTGTACCTTTTGCGGCAAGATGGCCAAGTGTGATACAGCCCGGTCAACAGAACGACTTTATCGGTGCTTTCTGGGATCTGTTTCCTACCTTTACGGCATTAGCGGGTGCAGAACAAACGCAAGGTGTAGATGGCATCTCCATAGTGAACGCGCTGACGGGAAAAGACACACAGAAACAACATACCTACCTTTATTGGGAATTTCACGAACAGGGTGGCAAACAGGCCGTACGCTATGAGCAGTGGAAAGGAATTCGTTTGAAAGCTAAAGAAGACCCTGGTGGCCCGATTGAACTGTATGATTTATCGCGTGACCTGCAAGAGCAGCAAGATGTCGCTGCTGAACATCCGGAGATCGTCAAAGTAATCGCACAGTTTATGGAAGAGGCACGTACAGATAGCGAAATTTTTCCCTTCGATAACTAG